The Lynx canadensis isolate LIC74 chromosome A2, mLynCan4.pri.v2, whole genome shotgun sequence DNA segment CCAGCCCAGCCTTGTGCCTGCCCCCAGGTGTGAGAACTGCCTCCTGCGCTTCCGCACGCACCGCTCGCTCTTCAAGCATCTGCATGTTTGCGCCGAGCATGCGCAGAGCCCAGCCCCGCCGCCACCCCCCGCCCTCGACAAGGAGCCCCCGGCGCCCGAACGTCCCCAGGAGTCAGACGCTGCGTCCGCGCCGGGCCTGCCGTTCCCGCTGCTCGAGCCCTTCAcgacccccgcccccgcccccaccgggcCCTTCCTGCCCTACTTGAACCCCGCGCCCTTTGGCCTAACCCCCCCGCGCCTGCGCCCCTTCCTGGCTGCGGCGCCCGGGCCGCCCGCCTCCAGCGCCGCAGTCTGGAAAAAGAGCCAAGGTGAGTGTGGGAACAGGGCCGCCTGAAGGGTGAACTGAGCTCGCGCAGACTTCTGACCTTGATCCGCCCGTTTACCTCAGGTGCCGGCGGCAGCCCGCGAAGACCCCAGGGCGGCTCCGACGCACCCTCAGGTGCGTGCAGGTGACCACCAGGGACGGGTGGAGGGGAATTTCTGTCCTGCGCCCTGCCAGGCCCAGGGGATGCTGGGAGGCAGCGTTGCCCACCCCTTCCCAGGTGGCCACAACTGCTACCCACGAAATACAAGATTTTGCCTTAAAAATTATCGGCCCCCGAGCCTTCGTCTGCGCCGGCGTTTCCGTGTAAAACCCGCGCCCGGTTCACGAGTCCTTCCCCCTGCGGTGGCTCCAAGGGGTAGGAGCGGGGGATTCGGATACAAGTTTAGTGTCCCCAGTTACGGAGGGGTGGGACGCGATCCGGGGAAGTGGATCGGCCAGACCAAACCCGCCCGTGCACGGGAGCCGATGGGGAGGCGGGGAAAGATCTGACCCGCACTCGTCCTCGTCCGCCATCCTTGGGGGTGGAAGGGTCTTCCGGGACTGACGGGGGCCCCGCCTGCCCGCAGGGCACGCGGCCCCGAGCCGCATCGTGTGGGAGCACACGCGCGGCCGCTACTCGTGCATGCAGTGCGCCTTCTCCACGGCCTCGCGGCCCGCCATGACACTGCACCTGGAGGACCACCGCCCCATCGCCCCCGCGGCCCCGGCGCCCGGGCAGCCGCGCCCCGACGCGCCGCCGGGTAAGGCCGAGGAGCGCgcgggtggggagggcgggggccccgaggcgaggggcggggccgaggctcaggcgccccctcctctgccccacccagaCCCGGCCCCGCTTGCACCCAAGGTGTCTCCGCTGCTGGCAGAGGGGGAGTGTCCGGTTTTC contains these protein-coding regions:
- the ZNF414 gene encoding zinc finger protein 414 isoform X5 encodes the protein MEEEPSGPSPDMPATAESGFSETDKEVLSPVAAAAAPPSSMGEDPGPDRAATPPVWDRGGPGGSQQGAPSAPDGGQPAPGSGLGPTSTVSGTSEDLRPPRRRQQPGKQIPCSSPGCCLSFPSVRDLAQHLRTHCPPTQSLEGKLFRCSALSCTETFPTMQELVAHGKLHYKPNRYFKCENCLLRFRTHRSLFKHLHVCAEHAQSPAPPPPPALDKEPPAPERPQESDAASAPGLPFPLLEPFTTPAPAPTGPFLPYLNPAPFGLTPPRLRPFLAAAPGPPASSAAVWKKSQGAGGSPRRPQGGSDAPSGHAAPSRIVWEHTRGRYSCMQCAFSTASRPAMTLHLEDHRPIAPAAPAPGQPRPDAPPDPAPLAPKVSPLLAEGECPVFSPF
- the ZNF414 gene encoding zinc finger protein 414 isoform X2; translated protein: MPATAESGFSETDKEVLSPVAAAAAPPSSMGEDPGPDRAATPPVWDRGGPGGSQQGAPSAPDGGQPAPGSGLGPTSTVSGTSEDLRPPRRRQQPGKQIPCSSPGCCLSFPSVRDLAQHLRTHCPPTQSLEGKLFRCSALSCTETFPTMQELVAHGKLHYKPNRYFKCENCLLRFRTHRSLFKHLHVCAEHAQSPAPPPPPALDKEPPAPERPQESDAASAPGLPFPLLEPFTTPAPAPTGPFLPYLNPAPFGLTPPRLRPFLAAAPGPPASSAAVWKKSQGAGGSPRRPQGGSDAPSGACRARGPEPHRVGAHARPLLVHAVRLLHGLAARHDTAPGGPPPHRPRGPGARAAAPRRAAGPGPACTQGVSAAGRGGVSGFLAVLNPAAGGGRGEGGSTVGAGSFVVFAGPKMERVGGQ